The following coding sequences are from one Nilaparvata lugens isolate BPH chromosome 6, ASM1435652v1, whole genome shotgun sequence window:
- the LOC111049237 gene encoding THAP domain-containing protein 2-like — translation MVGCSAPNCANKTEKGFRLFTFPTDEKRKAIWLQNCRLDKWKPTSNSRLCEDHFEENQWELHRADEWRKLKPNAIPTLFNVLNPPKKLISTRRSTYKDPFFSEIAGGATITENETANLGVGNGTALSHEAFPAGEEEQIKQLKNEVASLKEELQKKDSMMKSFLNKEQIAALQQTPNKWSAESILLGLKLRFSLGVNGYNFLRETKYPLPSIATLNRHSIDSNKNRKRKAEMFGTSSKKRKKLS, via the exons ATGGTGGGGTGCTCGGCACCAAATTGTGCCAATAAAACAGAGAAAGGGTTTCGCTTGTTCACATTTCCTACAGATGAAAAAAGAAAGGCAATTTGGCTTCAAAATTGCAGACTTGATAAATGGAAGCCAACATCAAATTCCAGACTTTGTGAG GACCACTTTGAAGAAAATCAGTGGGAGCTCCATCGAGCAGATGAGTGGAGAAAGTTGAAGCCAAATGCTATTCCAACTTTATTTAATGTTCTGAATCCACCAAAAAAGCTTATATCAACAAGGCGGTCAACTTACAAG gaCCCATTTTTTAGTGAGATAGCTGGAGGTGCTACAATCACAGAAAATGAAACTGCTAATCTTGGTGTAGGGAATGGCACAGCATTATCTCATGAG GCATTTCCTGCTGGGGAGGAGGAGCAAATAAAGCAACTCAAGAATGAAGTTGCATCACTGAAGGAGGAACTTCAGAAGAAGGATTCAATGATGAAATCGTTTTTGAATAAGGAGCAAATTGCTGCATTGCAACAAACACCCAACAAGTGGAGTGCTGAGTCTATCCTTCTAGGCTTGAAGCTTCGATTCAGCCTGGGTGTCAATGGCTACAATTTCCTAAGGGAAACGAAATATCCTCTGCCTTCCATTGCCACTCTGAATCGACACTCAATTGATTCCAATAAGAATCGGAAACGTAAGGCTGAAATGTTTGGAACTTCAtccaaaaaaagaaaaaaacttaGTTAG